A part of Kitasatospora acidiphila genomic DNA contains:
- a CDS encoding alpha/beta fold hydrolase: protein MTRTSVGHFVSEEARAKFLAAYDRAMELWPSPRRELDVETAYGTVHVHHYGPQTGEPIVLLHGHAGHASNWYPQIAALGENHPVYAIDTLDDPGRSVQRAVATGSEENAAWLSEVFAGLGLERIHLVGLSYGGWLTLNQAIHAPERLASIAPLDPGGIEKVPARFYAHMIGGLFGMLAPRPLRPALGRLLANPALSSPPEMIAPLMLGMRTYKPNARPAARPFTDEELGSITLPTLVLLGSRSALVRPRQALKRVTALIPGVQAEIVHRAGHGLNLERPDLVNERLLRFVASRRQEARS from the coding sequence ATGACCAGGACCAGCGTCGGACACTTCGTCAGCGAGGAGGCCCGAGCGAAGTTCCTTGCGGCATACGACCGCGCGATGGAGCTGTGGCCGAGCCCGCGCCGGGAACTCGATGTCGAAACCGCCTACGGCACCGTCCACGTCCACCACTACGGGCCGCAGACCGGCGAGCCGATCGTGCTGCTGCACGGGCACGCCGGGCACGCGTCCAACTGGTACCCCCAGATCGCCGCCCTGGGCGAGAATCACCCGGTCTACGCGATCGACACCTTGGACGACCCCGGTCGCAGCGTTCAACGCGCCGTCGCCACCGGCTCCGAGGAGAACGCCGCCTGGCTCAGCGAGGTCTTCGCCGGCCTCGGACTGGAACGGATCCATCTGGTCGGCCTGTCCTATGGTGGCTGGCTGACCCTCAACCAGGCCATCCACGCGCCCGAGCGCCTCGCATCGATCGCGCCGCTGGACCCTGGCGGCATCGAGAAGGTCCCCGCCCGGTTCTACGCGCACATGATCGGCGGCCTCTTCGGAATGCTCGCCCCGCGGCCGCTCCGTCCGGCGTTGGGACGGCTGCTCGCCAACCCCGCGCTCAGCTCACCCCCCGAGATGATCGCTCCCCTGATGCTGGGCATGCGCACCTACAAGCCGAACGCCCGCCCCGCGGCCAGGCCGTTCACCGACGAGGAACTGGGCTCCATCACACTGCCCACCCTCGTCCTGCTGGGAAGCCGAAGCGCCCTGGTCCGCCCGCGCCAGGCACTGAAGAGAGTCACCGCGCTGATCCCGGGGGTCCAGGCCGAGATCGTGCACCGGGCCGGCCACGGACTCAACTTGGAGCGCCCCGACCTGGTCAATGAGCGCCTGCTGCGGTTCGTCGCCTCGCGCCGGCAGGAGGCACGGAGCTGA
- a CDS encoding TetR/AcrR family transcriptional regulator, translating into MPKLVDHEERRAHIIDALLRTAADSGLHAVTMRSVAIEAGVSVRLVQYYFDTKEQLLLAALTRLAVRMGERVRDRVRAAGSSTAPRDIIEAVLLEAIPTDEESRTFHLVYTEYAVLSVTDPALAGQSFLAAPNEMEGFLVGQLAAAQQAGDTDPCLDARQEAVVLLAVSAGLGLSVLLGQRTADDAAAVLHYHLGRLFPDARTSEGL; encoded by the coding sequence ATGCCGAAGCTGGTGGACCACGAGGAGCGGCGAGCCCACATCATCGACGCGCTGCTCCGCACGGCGGCGGACAGCGGACTGCACGCCGTCACCATGCGGTCCGTGGCGATCGAGGCGGGCGTCTCGGTGCGGCTCGTGCAGTACTACTTCGACACCAAGGAGCAACTACTCCTCGCCGCACTCACGCGCCTGGCCGTGCGCATGGGCGAGCGGGTCCGCGACCGGGTCAGAGCGGCCGGATCCTCGACGGCTCCGCGCGACATCATCGAGGCGGTCCTGCTCGAAGCCATACCGACCGACGAGGAGAGCCGGACCTTCCACCTCGTCTACACCGAGTACGCGGTGCTCTCCGTCACTGACCCCGCACTCGCCGGCCAGTCGTTCCTCGCGGCACCCAACGAGATGGAGGGCTTCCTGGTCGGCCAACTGGCCGCCGCCCAGCAGGCTGGTGATACCGACCCGTGCCTGGACGCCCGCCAAGAGGCCGTCGTCCTCCTGGCGGTCTCAGCCGGCCTCGGCCTCAGCGTCCTGCTCGGGCAGCGGACGGCGGACGACGCTGCTGCCGTCCTGCACTACCACCTCGGCCGGCTCTTCCCCGATGCGCGAACCTCCGAGGGGCTGTAG
- a CDS encoding amidase domain-containing protein produces MPASVAVQGGLLRAVEVEWAEQHWADTEWNDPTPVAFGADQPKYQCAEYVARALAAAGLVPGLRADDPQDSYFHYTAPSGTTYDLLLISDLPPYHTLYDYLMDSRLGSDVGDQPGRARPGDVVVTYAGPGGTRSHTGLVVTAQDGSAEPTVDAHNRARRHYEYHYYAPSHLVRIDPLALSGGFDSVPVASGVPAPGGPVPQDPIGPQV; encoded by the coding sequence GTGCCGGCTTCCGTTGCAGTGCAGGGTGGCCTGCTGCGGGCGGTCGAGGTCGAGTGGGCTGAGCAGCACTGGGCCGACACCGAGTGGAACGACCCCACCCCGGTGGCGTTCGGCGCCGACCAGCCGAAGTACCAGTGCGCCGAGTACGTCGCCAGGGCCCTCGCCGCGGCCGGCCTGGTTCCCGGGCTGCGAGCGGACGATCCGCAGGACTCCTACTTCCACTACACCGCGCCCAGCGGCACCACCTATGACCTGCTGCTGATCAGCGATCTCCCGCCGTACCACACCCTCTACGACTATCTGATGGACAGCCGCCTCGGCAGCGACGTCGGCGACCAACCCGGGCGGGCCCGCCCGGGCGACGTGGTCGTCACCTACGCCGGCCCCGGCGGCACCAGGAGCCACACCGGCCTGGTGGTGACCGCGCAGGACGGCAGCGCCGAGCCCACCGTCGACGCCCACAACCGGGCCCGTCGGCACTACGAGTACCACTACTACGCGCCGTCGCACCTGGTCCGGATCGACCCGCTGGCGCTGTCGGGCGGCTTCGACTCGGTGCCCGTCGCGTCGGGCGTTCCGGCGCCGGGTGGGCCGGTCCCGCAGGATCCGATCGGTCCGCAGGTCTGA
- a CDS encoding S8 family peptidase codes for MGVRRIRKVRGAAAGLALATAVALALPAGVASAATPAPAGSTGPLLSYLVNTKANHGQVQKAEREITAAGGTVVYAYEQIGVIIARSTNTAFATTLRGLNGIDSVGATRTAGIPQGDVETAEVTTPPAAAPADGSEPLQAEQWDLREIGADKAHQVTLGSRDVVVGVLDSGIDATHEDLAANVDSSLSASCINGGAPDTSWQSWQPTSSPHGTHVAGTIAAAKNGKGIVGIAPDVRLAAVKVVDNGGFIYPEYAVCGFVWAAEHHFQVTNSSYFIDPWLYNCQGDPDQAAIVTAVRRAVEYSQGNGVLNVAAAGNYNTDLAHKTTDALSPDDTTPVSRPVDDSCLELPAELPGVIAVSAVGSQGVKSYYSSYGAGVVTVAAPGGDAQFQIPDTPDRNGRVLSTLPGNKYGYMQGTSMATPHATGVVALLASAHPGASPAELTALLTAEAHPIACPTGPFNPGGTGAWAATCEGSPLDNGFYGHGLVDANAAVRL; via the coding sequence ATGGGAGTTCGTCGAATACGCAAGGTGCGCGGTGCCGCCGCCGGGCTCGCCCTGGCCACCGCGGTCGCCCTCGCCCTGCCCGCCGGAGTCGCCTCGGCGGCAACCCCGGCGCCCGCGGGCAGCACCGGGCCGCTGCTCAGCTACCTGGTCAACACCAAGGCCAACCACGGCCAGGTGCAGAAGGCCGAACGGGAGATCACCGCGGCCGGCGGCACCGTGGTCTATGCCTACGAGCAGATCGGCGTGATCATCGCCCGCTCGACCAACACCGCCTTCGCCACGACGCTCCGTGGCCTCAACGGCATTGACTCGGTCGGCGCCACCCGTACCGCCGGCATCCCGCAGGGTGATGTGGAGACCGCCGAGGTCACCACTCCGCCCGCCGCCGCGCCCGCCGACGGCAGCGAGCCGTTGCAGGCCGAGCAGTGGGACCTGCGCGAGATCGGCGCCGACAAGGCGCACCAGGTCACCCTCGGCAGCCGTGACGTGGTGGTCGGGGTGCTGGACTCCGGGATCGACGCCACCCATGAGGACCTGGCCGCCAACGTGGACTCGTCGCTCTCCGCCTCATGCATCAACGGCGGTGCTCCGGACACCAGTTGGCAGTCGTGGCAGCCCACCAGCAGCCCGCACGGCACGCACGTCGCCGGCACCATCGCCGCGGCCAAGAACGGCAAGGGCATCGTCGGCATCGCGCCCGACGTGCGGCTGGCGGCGGTGAAGGTGGTGGACAACGGCGGCTTCATCTACCCGGAGTACGCGGTCTGCGGCTTCGTCTGGGCGGCCGAGCACCACTTCCAGGTGACCAACAGCAGCTACTTCATCGACCCTTGGCTCTACAACTGCCAGGGCGACCCGGACCAGGCCGCCATCGTCACGGCGGTGCGGCGCGCGGTCGAGTACTCCCAGGGCAACGGTGTGCTGAACGTCGCGGCGGCCGGCAACTACAACACCGACCTGGCCCACAAGACCACGGACGCCCTGAGCCCCGACGACACCACCCCGGTGAGCCGGCCCGTCGACGACAGCTGCCTTGAGCTTCCGGCCGAACTGCCGGGCGTGATCGCGGTGTCGGCGGTGGGCAGCCAGGGCGTGAAGTCCTACTACTCCAGCTATGGCGCGGGCGTGGTCACGGTGGCGGCGCCGGGCGGCGACGCGCAGTTCCAGATCCCCGACACCCCGGACCGCAACGGGCGGGTGCTCTCCACCCTGCCCGGCAACAAGTACGGCTACATGCAGGGGACTTCGATGGCCACCCCGCATGCCACCGGCGTGGTCGCACTGCTCGCCAGTGCCCACCCCGGCGCGAGCCCGGCGGAGTTGACCGCGCTGCTCACCGCCGAGGCTCACCCGATCGCCTGCCCCACCGGTCCCTTCAACCCCGGCGGCACCGGGGCCTGGGCGGCCACCTGCGAGGGCTCGCCGCTCGACAACGGCTTCTACGGTCATGGGCTCGTGGACGCCAACGCGGCGGTGCGGCTCTAG
- a CDS encoding DUF6624 domain-containing protein — MAAADHQGAAQAHGEDPAAQLAWRRLTAQHADRLTEIMDEHGWPTEALVGADGARAAWLIAQHADRQLDVQRRALALMTAAVTEGAASPRDLAFLRDRTLVNEGRPQIYGTQIAGIRDGAPVPFPCEDPDRLDDRRAEVGIPPFAEYVARFPVA; from the coding sequence ATGGCCGCCGCCGATCACCAGGGCGCGGCCCAGGCGCACGGCGAGGACCCGGCCGCCCAACTCGCCTGGCGTCGCCTCACCGCCCAGCACGCCGACCGCCTCACCGAGATCATGGACGAGCACGGCTGGCCCACCGAGGCCCTGGTCGGTGCGGACGGCGCCCGCGCCGCCTGGCTGATCGCCCAGCACGCGGACCGCCAACTCGACGTCCAGCGGCGGGCCTTGGCCCTGATGACCGCCGCCGTCACGGAGGGCGCCGCCAGCCCCCGGGACCTCGCCTTCCTGCGCGACCGCACCCTGGTCAACGAGGGTCGCCCGCAGATCTACGGCACCCAGATCGCCGGCATCCGTGACGGCGCCCCCGTCCCGTTCCCGTGCGAGGACCCGGATCGCCTGGACGACCGCCGCGCCGAGGTCGGTATCCCGCCCTTCGCGGAGTACGTGGCGCGGTTCCCGGTGGCCTGA
- a CDS encoding sigma-70 family RNA polymerase sigma factor: protein MDERDWLAAQFEEHRPRLRAIAYRILGSLSEADDAVQDTWLRLNRTDAQTVENLGGWLTTVVSRVCLNALRSREHRREDPLDAVVERDGLDDRRERGIDPEEEALLADSVGLALLVVLDTLSPAERVAFVLHDMFAVPFEEIGPLIDRTPATTRQLASRARRRVKGNPPPESDLVRQRKVVSAYLAATRAGDFDALLALLDPQVVLRADTAVGPSPTPILLRGAQTVAKAALASTGRALTTQLALLDGSVGLVMAPHGRLALVLAFTMADGKITEIDVIAEPERLPEVELAVLED from the coding sequence GTGGACGAGCGTGACTGGCTGGCCGCGCAGTTCGAGGAGCACCGGCCGCGACTGCGGGCGATCGCCTACCGCATCCTCGGTTCGCTGAGCGAGGCCGATGACGCCGTGCAGGACACATGGCTGCGGTTGAACCGCACTGACGCCCAGACCGTGGAGAACCTGGGCGGCTGGCTGACCACGGTGGTGTCCCGGGTCTGCCTCAACGCACTGCGCTCACGTGAGCACCGCCGCGAGGACCCGCTCGATGCGGTCGTGGAGCGGGACGGCCTCGACGACCGCCGCGAGCGCGGCATCGACCCCGAGGAGGAGGCGCTGCTCGCGGACTCCGTCGGACTGGCGCTGCTGGTGGTGCTCGACACCCTCTCGCCCGCCGAGCGAGTGGCCTTCGTGCTGCACGACATGTTCGCGGTGCCGTTCGAGGAGATCGGTCCGCTGATCGACCGCACCCCCGCCACCACGCGCCAACTCGCCAGCCGCGCCCGGCGCCGGGTGAAGGGCAACCCGCCACCGGAGTCCGACCTCGTACGGCAGCGGAAGGTGGTCAGCGCCTATCTGGCTGCCACCCGCGCCGGCGACTTCGACGCACTGCTCGCGCTGCTCGACCCCCAGGTGGTGCTTCGCGCGGACACAGCTGTCGGCCCCAGCCCCACCCCGATCCTGCTGCGCGGCGCCCAGACCGTGGCCAAGGCCGCCCTGGCCTCCACCGGCCGCGCCCTCACCACCCAACTCGCCCTGCTCGACGGCTCGGTGGGCCTCGTCATGGCCCCGCACGGCCGCTTGGCACTGGTGCTCGCGTTCACCATGGCGGACGGGAAGATCACCGAGATCGACGTCATCGCCGAGCCCGAGCGCCTGCCGGAAGTGGAGCTGGCAGTACTGGAGGACTGA